The window CTGCAAGCGGCGGTCTTCTGTAATCGATTGGATAGAGGTACGAATAATATTGAATTGTCCACTTTTGACCGACAGCTTATAAAGAAAAACGGATGTGACAATGATCCAGCCGATGGGTATAATTCCATACACAGCACCTTGAGAAGCAGACATAAAAGCCATTTGAGCAGGCATTTTGAAAGCGATGATGGCAAGGAGAATTGCCAGAGCCAATGTCGTTAAACCAGCGATATGCCCCTTCATCCGTTTAATCGCAAGTGCCCAGAAAAAATATAGGATTGGGATAACGGCGACTATGGCGGTAAGAGCTAAATTATTTCCAACTATAGTAAAATTTTGAGTAAATGTCATAGTTATACCTCCAATTAATCAGTCAAACTATTAATCTCTCTTTCAATCCTTAGTAGGACAATAACCTCCTTCTTTAAAAAGATATCGTTTTCATTTTTCCGCATTTCATAGATGTTATGATAAGGTCATCTGATGACTAGATGACTTTGATAATCTGAATTATAATTGCCAATATTTAAAAAAACAATAGATTTGTGAAAAGTTTATGAATATTTTTTAAAGATAAGTGATTTATATTCATTTGTGTAAAGTACTCAAAAACCATTATAATTCTAGTAATAGTAACCTGAGAATGTGAGGCGGAAATAATGAAATATAAACAAATTAAGCCTAAAAAAATATATGAAGAGGTGGCAGAGGCCCTACATGAAGCGATTCGTAATGGTCAGCTCAAGCCAGGAGATAAATTAAAATCGGTTGAGCAATTAGCCGAAAACTTTCAAGTCGGTCGATCGGCCATTCGGGAGGCCTTGTCTGCGTTAAAAGCCATGGGCTTAATTGAAATGAAACAGGGTGAAGGTACCTATGTGAAGCAATTTGAGGCAGAAAATATAAAGTTTCCGCTTTCATCTGCGATACTGATGAATAAAGAAGATGTGAAAAATCTCCTTGAGGTCAGAAAAATTATTGAAGTGGGCGCAGCTGCTGTAGCGGCAAGTAAACGAAGTGCAGAGAGCTTAGAAAAGATGAAAGAGGCATTAGAAGAGATGGAGGTTTCCAATGGGAATGAAGAATTAGGGGAGAAATCGGATATGGAGTTTCATTTAGCCCTGGCAGCGGCTACCCAAAACCCACTCGTCTCTAACCTATTGCTGCATGTATCAGACCTCATGCAGGAAACGATGAGAGAAACCCGGCGATTATTATTATTTTCCACATGGACGACAACCGAGAAGCTATATGATGAGCATGTTGAAATCTACCAAGCCGTTCTCGAGCAGGATGGTGAAAAGGCTAGAAAAGCCATGCTTACCCATTTGGATAATGTAGAAAATATTTTGCAACAGTATTTTGAGGAAAAGGATATTATACGGGATTAAGGAGCTTTTTTAAAGGCTCCTTTATTTCCGTTTCGGGCACTTCGCTTTCCACAGGCGCACGCCAAGACTCCTCGATACGACGTGTCTTGAGGGGTTCTTCTTTCTCGTTTCTCCTGTAGGACATTAAATGACTCCCCGAATCTACCCACGCAAAAATATGAAAATCCTTTCTAAATATTTATCGTATTATCATAGTACTTATCTAATATTATATCATTCAGTCATCAGATGACCTGTTGACTGGGTGAAAAATTGGTAGTAAAGTAATCTTAATAATTTTTTTACTAATTAGATAAATATAATAATTTTAGGATTCATTTGATGGGGAGAGGGATGGACGAAATGAGAGTAACTTTATTTGCAACCTGTCTTGTTGATATGTTTAATAGTGATGTTGGTAAGGCGACCGTTGAATTGCTAGAACGACTTGGCTGTGAAATTGATTTTCCTGAGACACAAGTATGCTGTGGCCAGCCAACCTACAATAGCGGGTATGTAGAGGCCGCCAAGCCAGCCATGAAAAAAATGATCGAGGCCTTCGAGCATGCCGAGTATGTTGTCAGTCCATCTGGCTCATGTGCCTACATGTTCCATGAATATCGGCATATCTTTAAAGACGATCCTGTCTACGGACCTAAAGCGAAGGCGCTTGCAGAGAAAACCTATGAATTAACGGAATTTATCGTTGATGTCTTACAAATTGAGGATGTCGGGGCGACCTTTCCTGGCAGGGTCACCTACCATACATCCTGTCATATGACAAGATTACTTGGAGTAAGAGAAGCTCCAATCAAATTATTAAAAAATGTTAAGGGATTAGAATATATAGAGCTTCCGGGAAAAGAAAATTGCTGTGGATTTGGCGGTACTTTTTCCGTGAAAATGGGGCAAATTTCTGAGCAAATGGTAAATGAAAAGGTTCAGCATGTGGAAGAAACGGGGGCAGACTATTTAATTGGTGCCGATGGGTCTTGCTTAATGAATATTGGCGGGCGAATCACGAGACAAGGAAAGCCAATCAAAGTGCTGCATATTGCTGAAGTGTTAAATAGCCACGTATAAACGAAAAGAGGGGAGAGGTACCTATGTCAATGAAGACGAGCACAGAGAAATTTAAGGTTCGTGTCAAGAATCAAATTCAAGACTCCTTCATGAGAGGGGCGGTTGCCAGCGCCCAAGAGACCATCCAAGGAAGAAAACAAACCGTGACGGATGAGCTGGGAAACTGGGAAGAATGGCGTAATCATGGGGAAGAAATTCGTCAGCATGTACTCGAAAATCTCGATTTCTATTTATTTGAGTTAAGTGAAAATGTGGCAAAAAGAGGCGGTCATGTCTTTTTTGCGAAAACAGCGGAAGAAGCAGGAGAATATATATCGGACATTGCCCAAAAGAATCAGGCGAAAAAAATTGTCAAAGCTAAATCAATGGTGACAGAGGAAATCAGTCTGAATGAAAAGCTGGAGGCCATTGGCTGTGAAGTGATTGAAACGGATTTAGGGGAATATATTCTCCAGGTTGACGACCATGATCCACCGTCCCATATCGTTGTTCCTGCGTTACACAAAAATAAAGAGCAAATCAGGGATGTATTTGCGGAAAAGCTAGACTATAAAAAGACCGAAAAACCTGAGGAGCTCGCTTTGTTTGCTCGTGAAACCTTACGTCAAGACTATTTGACCGCAGACCTTGGCATCACAGGCTGTAACTTTGCGGTGGCAGAAACAGGCTCGATTACACTTGTAACAAATGAAGGAAATGCGGACCTTGTGGCGGCTCTGCCCAAAACACAGGTCGTGGTCATGGGGATGGAGCGGATTGTCCCTACCTTTGAGGAAATGGAAGTATTGGTTGGGATGCTGACGCGGAGTGCCGTTGGTCAAAAACTGACAAGCTATATTACAACCCTCACAGGTCCACGTGAAGAAGGCGATGTGGATGGTCCGGGTGAGTTTCATCTTGTCATCGTGGACAATGGACGTTCAAACATCCTTGGAACAGAATTTCAATCGGCGCTTCAATGCATTCGTTGTGCAGCCTGTATCAATGTATGCCCGGTGTATCGACATGTTGGCGGTCATTCCTATGGATCGATTTATCCTGGACCGATTGGAGTGGTCTTAACACCGCTGCTTGGCGGCTATGATGATTATAAAGAATTGCCATATGCCTCCACCCTATGTTCAGCCTGTACGGATGCTTGTCCGGTGAAGATCCCTCTTCATGAATTGATTTTAAAGCATCGACAAGTGATTGTGGAAAAGGAAGGGAAGGCACCTTTTTCCGAAAAAGTACTGATGAAGACAGTTGGAATGGGAACTTCTTCACCAGCACTCTATCATATGGCTTCCAAAATGGCACCAGTGCTTTCAAAACCGCTGACAAGTGATGACCGAATTACGAAGGGGGTCGGACTATTGAAAGAATGGACAGATATTCGTGATTTGCCGGCGCCCAATAAAGAGCGCTTCCGGGATTGGTTTAAAAACCGACCAAAAGGAGGAAATGAATGATGCGAGGAACTATAACAAATCGTGAGGCTTTTCTCAGTCATATCGCGAATCGGCTTGGTCGAGAAAGAGTGACGCATGTCAAAAGACCCCAATGGGCTTACAATCCGCAGGAGGAAGTATTAAAAGGTGCGACTCAGGAGGAATTGTTAGAGGTGTTAAAACTTCAATGTACAAAGGTACATACGAAGCTTGATGTTACGACAAAAGATAAATTACCAGAAGTGCTAGCAAGCTCAATTGATGCCGTTGGTGGAGGGCCTGTCGTGACATGGAAGGATCCGCGCTTTGAGGAATTTGGACTAGGGAAACTATTAAAGGAAGATTTTCCGAAGGGGAATGTGGAAGTATCCGAATGGAATTCTGCGTTAGGGAAAGAAAATATTATGAAAGCAGAAAAGGCAAATGTTGGAATCACGATTAGTGAAATCACATTAGCTGAATCTGGTACGGTTGTCTTGTACAGCAGCAAGGATAGAGGGAGAACCATCAGCTTTCTGCCAACCCACTCTATCGTAATTGTTCCAAAAAGCACGATTGTTCCGCGCATGACGCAAGCGGCCCAAATATTACGGAAAAAGCTTCAAAACGGTGAACAGGTTCCATCCTGTATCAACTATATTACCGGGCCAAGTAATTCTGCCGATATTGAGCTCAACCTTGTGGTCGGTGTCCATGGGCCAGTTAAAATGAATTATATTGTCGTGGAAGACTTATAGAATAGAAGGAGTTTATGTCATCGATTCCCTGTAAAATGATATTGAAATCGAACAAAGAACATGACCTATTCGTAAAATGAAATAGGTC of the Bacillus tuaregi genome contains:
- a CDS encoding FadR/GntR family transcriptional regulator, whose product is MKYKQIKPKKIYEEVAEALHEAIRNGQLKPGDKLKSVEQLAENFQVGRSAIREALSALKAMGLIEMKQGEGTYVKQFEAENIKFPLSSAILMNKEDVKNLLEVRKIIEVGAAAVAASKRSAESLEKMKEALEEMEVSNGNEELGEKSDMEFHLALAAATQNPLVSNLLLHVSDLMQETMRETRRLLLFSTWTTTEKLYDEHVEIYQAVLEQDGEKARKAMLTHLDNVENILQQYFEEKDIIRD
- a CDS encoding (Fe-S)-binding protein — translated: MRVTLFATCLVDMFNSDVGKATVELLERLGCEIDFPETQVCCGQPTYNSGYVEAAKPAMKKMIEAFEHAEYVVSPSGSCAYMFHEYRHIFKDDPVYGPKAKALAEKTYELTEFIVDVLQIEDVGATFPGRVTYHTSCHMTRLLGVREAPIKLLKNVKGLEYIELPGKENCCGFGGTFSVKMGQISEQMVNEKVQHVEETGADYLIGADGSCLMNIGGRITRQGKPIKVLHIAEVLNSHV
- a CDS encoding LutB/LldF family L-lactate oxidation iron-sulfur protein — protein: MSMKTSTEKFKVRVKNQIQDSFMRGAVASAQETIQGRKQTVTDELGNWEEWRNHGEEIRQHVLENLDFYLFELSENVAKRGGHVFFAKTAEEAGEYISDIAQKNQAKKIVKAKSMVTEEISLNEKLEAIGCEVIETDLGEYILQVDDHDPPSHIVVPALHKNKEQIRDVFAEKLDYKKTEKPEELALFARETLRQDYLTADLGITGCNFAVAETGSITLVTNEGNADLVAALPKTQVVVMGMERIVPTFEEMEVLVGMLTRSAVGQKLTSYITTLTGPREEGDVDGPGEFHLVIVDNGRSNILGTEFQSALQCIRCAACINVCPVYRHVGGHSYGSIYPGPIGVVLTPLLGGYDDYKELPYASTLCSACTDACPVKIPLHELILKHRQVIVEKEGKAPFSEKVLMKTVGMGTSSPALYHMASKMAPVLSKPLTSDDRITKGVGLLKEWTDIRDLPAPNKERFRDWFKNRPKGGNE
- a CDS encoding LutC/YkgG family protein, which translates into the protein MRGTITNREAFLSHIANRLGRERVTHVKRPQWAYNPQEEVLKGATQEELLEVLKLQCTKVHTKLDVTTKDKLPEVLASSIDAVGGGPVVTWKDPRFEEFGLGKLLKEDFPKGNVEVSEWNSALGKENIMKAEKANVGITISEITLAESGTVVLYSSKDRGRTISFLPTHSIVIVPKSTIVPRMTQAAQILRKKLQNGEQVPSCINYITGPSNSADIELNLVVGVHGPVKMNYIVVEDL